A portion of the Gigantopelta aegis isolate Gae_Host chromosome 10, Gae_host_genome, whole genome shotgun sequence genome contains these proteins:
- the LOC121383222 gene encoding POU domain, class 6, transcription factor 2-like isoform X2, whose product MSFDYSTSTRYWDDHYYDPREEESGPSVVLIVGLTMAFVGAAILITIICCVCRKKQPPDSQGALYTRAAMSEAANEEAAYPMTATTDTQSTQATTIHNQTAPNHGGQVSLYHQQQQQQQQQQQQQQQQQQPHPGYPGHQLNHPMPHPIYPGYLLQQPVHTMSPPNIYPVPPCEKPVTLAVFGAPDSGSGEQSMGPVQQGQGTMGRQGYPPMGPDSAQMNDQNESYRQQATAPPM is encoded by the exons ATTACGACCCAAGAGAGGAAGAGAGTGGGCCGTCTGTGGTCCTGATTGTCGGCCTCACGATGGCCTTTGTTGGAGCAGCCATCTTGATTACAATCATCTGCTGCGTCTGCCGCAAGAAGCAGCCACCGGACTCACAGGGGGCGCTCTATACGCGAGCCGCAATGTCTGAAGCGGCCAATGAGGAAGCAGCATATCCCATGACGGCAACGACAGACACGCAGTCGACTCAAGCAACAACCATCCACAACCAGACTGCACCAAATCATGGAG gtCAGGTTTCTCtttatcatcaacaacaacagcagcagcagcagcagcagcagcaacaacaacaacaacagcagcctCATCCAGGTTACCCCGGGCACCAGTTGAATCACCCCATGCCGCACCCGATATACCCGGGCTACTTACTTCAACAGCCAGTGCACACGATGTCTCCCCCCAACATCTACCCTGTCCCTCCGTGCGAGAAGCCCGTCACCCTGGCTGTGTTTGGTGCACCCGACTCGGGGTCAGGCGAGCAGTCAATGGGCCCCGTACAGCAGGGCCAGGGAACCATGGGCAGGCAGGGCTACCCCCCCATGGGACCCGACAGTGCTCAGATGAACGATCAAAATGAGTCATACCGACAACAGGCCACAGCACCTCCCATGTAG
- the LOC121383222 gene encoding putative uncharacterized protein DDB_G0294196 isoform X1 codes for MLKQARENTSMYMLKLSTHMILFLDYDPREEESGPSVVLIVGLTMAFVGAAILITIICCVCRKKQPPDSQGALYTRAAMSEAANEEAAYPMTATTDTQSTQATTIHNQTAPNHGGQVSLYHQQQQQQQQQQQQQQQQQQPHPGYPGHQLNHPMPHPIYPGYLLQQPVHTMSPPNIYPVPPCEKPVTLAVFGAPDSGSGEQSMGPVQQGQGTMGRQGYPPMGPDSAQMNDQNESYRQQATAPPM; via the exons atgctaaaacaagctagggaaaacactagtaTGTATATGTTAAAGCTGAGTACACACATGATTTTATTTCTAGATTACGACCCAAGAGAGGAAGAGAGTGGGCCGTCTGTGGTCCTGATTGTCGGCCTCACGATGGCCTTTGTTGGAGCAGCCATCTTGATTACAATCATCTGCTGCGTCTGCCGCAAGAAGCAGCCACCGGACTCACAGGGGGCGCTCTATACGCGAGCCGCAATGTCTGAAGCGGCCAATGAGGAAGCAGCATATCCCATGACGGCAACGACAGACACGCAGTCGACTCAAGCAACAACCATCCACAACCAGACTGCACCAAATCATGGAG gtCAGGTTTCTCtttatcatcaacaacaacagcagcagcagcagcagcagcagcaacaacaacaacaacagcagcctCATCCAGGTTACCCCGGGCACCAGTTGAATCACCCCATGCCGCACCCGATATACCCGGGCTACTTACTTCAACAGCCAGTGCACACGATGTCTCCCCCCAACATCTACCCTGTCCCTCCGTGCGAGAAGCCCGTCACCCTGGCTGTGTTTGGTGCACCCGACTCGGGGTCAGGCGAGCAGTCAATGGGCCCCGTACAGCAGGGCCAGGGAACCATGGGCAGGCAGGGCTACCCCCCCATGGGACCCGACAGTGCTCAGATGAACGATCAAAATGAGTCATACCGACAACAGGCCACAGCACCTCCCATGTAG